One Candidatus Symbiobacter mobilis CR genomic window, CCTGGGCATCCAATACTGGCGTGATGGCTGGCACGGCTTCTGGCGCGGTGGGCGGCGCCGAGCAATTCATCGTTCCTCCAGCGCGATGGCGCGCGAGGATGGCGTGGGCCATAGGCCGTGTGGACGTAGCAGCATGACGAGCACCATGGCCAGCGAAACGAGGAGTTGCCGCAGGATCGAGGCATCGAGGTGCCCGTTCGTCATTTGTTGCAAAGGGCCTGCAAGGTGGCGCAGTGCTTCCGGCAATGCCGATAGCACCACCGCGCCGAGCACGACCCCCGGCAAATGCCCGATGCCGCCGAAAACGACCATCGCCACGATCATGACGGATTCCATCAACGTGAACGATTCGGGCGAGACGAAGCCTTGCAATGCCGCAAACAGCGCGCCGGAAACGCCACCCAGGCTGGCGCCCACGGCAAAGGCTAGCAGTTTGAGCGCACGGGTGTCGATGCCGACGGATTGCGCGGCAAGCTCGTCTTCCCGAATCGCGACCCAGGCGCGGCCAATACGAGAAGCCAGCAGCCTGCGTGACAGCACTAGGCACAACAGCACGACGATCCCAAGCAAATAAAAGTATTGCGTGAGCGGCGGAACCGTCAGCCCCAGGATGTGCAAAGGCTGGCCCAAGTCATGCCCCAGGATCGAGAGGTTGTCGATGTTGGCGATGCCGCGTGGCCCGTTGGTGAGGTTGACGGGGTGATCAAGGTTGTTGAGGAAGATGCGAACGATTTCCCCGAAACCGAGGGTCACGATGGCGAGGTAATCGCCACGCAAGCGCAGCGTGGGCGCGCCGAGCAAA contains:
- a CDS encoding branched-chain amino acid ABC transporter permease → MPACFPRWNSRWIWLLGLLALPWVLHELGNAWIRVANMALLYTMLAVGLNIVAGFAGLLDLGYIAFFAIGAYTQALLASPHLPQSLVGLATLFPDGLHTPWWVVLPLSFVLAGGMGVLLGAPTLRLRGDYLAIVTLGFGEIVRIFLNNLDHPVNLTNGPRGIANIDNLSILGHDLGQPLHILGLTVPPLTQYFYLLGIVVLLCLVLSRRLLASRIGRAWVAIREDELAAQSVGIDTRALKLLAFAVGASLGGVSGALFAALQGFVSPESFTLMESVMIVAMVVFGGIGHLPGVVLGAVVLSALPEALRHLAGPLQQMTNGHLDASILRQLLVSLAMVLVMLLRPHGLWPTPSSRAIALEER